From Anaerolineales bacterium, a single genomic window includes:
- a CDS encoding EamA family transporter, protein MSNKSPDRRTLVAFLLAVFFAGINGIAVRFSNAELPPFFGAGARFFLASVILFGIVLARRLPLPRGRSLFGVIIYGILGTGFNYAFLYWALEYLPAGLSVTILALTPLLTFLFAWAHRQEAFRWKVPIGSLLALAGILIITFNQLSTHTALLPILAVILAAACFAESTVIIKNYPQAHPVTTSAVSLLVGSILLLIFSAIWGEKLVLPTLLATWASFVYLIIFGSVITFILILYVIQHWTASASSYLFVLMPIVTITVGTWLAHESITLSLLLGGLLVLFGAYIGGIAKPEQLHLFYARLRTKFKPQVPECCPET, encoded by the coding sequence ATGTCCAATAAATCACCCGATCGGCGCACCCTTGTGGCATTTTTATTAGCTGTATTTTTCGCCGGCATTAACGGGATTGCAGTTCGGTTTAGTAATGCTGAGCTACCCCCGTTTTTTGGAGCTGGTGCTCGATTTTTTCTGGCTTCAGTTATTCTTTTTGGTATTGTCCTGGCCAGGCGTTTGCCGCTGCCCCGCGGGCGCAGCTTATTCGGGGTGATTATTTACGGGATATTAGGTACAGGTTTCAACTATGCATTCCTCTACTGGGCATTGGAATACCTCCCAGCAGGATTGTCAGTCACCATCCTGGCTCTCACCCCTCTCCTAACCTTTCTGTTTGCCTGGGCACATCGCCAGGAGGCTTTCCGTTGGAAAGTGCCTATCGGCTCGCTGCTCGCCCTGGCTGGAATTTTGATCATAACCTTCAATCAGCTGAGCACACATACAGCCTTGCTCCCTATCCTGGCAGTGATCCTTGCCGCGGCCTGTTTCGCTGAATCAACCGTCATCATCAAGAATTATCCCCAGGCCCATCCCGTCACAACCAGCGCCGTATCGCTCCTGGTAGGTTCGATCTTGCTGCTTATCTTTTCAGCTATCTGGGGAGAAAAGCTTGTTTTACCCACCCTACTAGCCACCTGGGCGTCTTTTGTGTATCTCATAATTTTTGGTTCGGTGATCACATTCATCCTCATCCTCTATGTCATCCAACACTGGACGGCTTCGGCTAGCTCATACTTATTCGTGCTCATGCCGATCGTCACCATCACCGTGGGTACCTGGCTAGCTCACGAGAGCATAACACTTTCGTTATTGCTCGGTGGGTTGCTCGTCCTTTTTGGTGCATACATTGGAGGAATTGCTAAACCTGAACAGCTACACCTTTTTTATGCTAGATTACGCACAAAGTTCAAACCGCAAGTGCCAGAATGCTGCCCTGAAACATAA
- a CDS encoding cation transporter has protein sequence MHTESVAQWQHTHVFDQDKVRSGEKRSLVVIIITALMMVVEIAAGLLFGSMALFADGIHMGSHMVGLGITFGAYIYARRRARSQLFSFGTGKVNALAGYSSALFLIVIALYMGYESILRFINPVKIEYNQAILVAVIGLVVNGISMVILGEHGHTHGHEEEHEHQHEEEHGHPHEEEHGHHAHYHGADHNLKAAYLHVLTDAMTSVLAIVALLGAKYLKLTWMDPLMGVVGAILVVRWSIGLIRVTFKVLLDYQIPIEVQRKIVTSLESYKDTRVSDLHIWSIGPGIYSSAIGVVTKYPESPDTYKALIPKDTGVVHATMEVHMCMD, from the coding sequence ATGCATACTGAATCGGTTGCTCAATGGCAGCACACTCACGTCTTTGACCAGGACAAGGTCCGTTCTGGAGAGAAGCGTTCGTTAGTCGTGATCATCATCACTGCATTGATGATGGTCGTGGAAATTGCGGCCGGCTTATTATTTGGATCGATGGCGTTATTTGCGGATGGGATCCACATGGGCTCGCACATGGTTGGTTTAGGGATCACCTTTGGGGCATATATCTACGCCCGCAGGCGAGCAAGAAGCCAGTTGTTTAGCTTTGGGACGGGAAAAGTGAACGCCCTGGCTGGCTACTCGAGCGCACTGTTCCTGATCGTCATTGCCCTATACATGGGATACGAGAGCATACTCAGGTTTATTAACCCGGTAAAGATTGAATATAACCAGGCTATTCTGGTGGCGGTGATTGGCCTGGTGGTTAACGGCATCAGCATGGTCATCCTGGGTGAGCACGGTCACACGCATGGGCATGAAGAAGAACATGAACACCAGCATGAAGAGGAACATGGGCACCCGCATGAAGAAGAACATGGGCATCATGCCCATTACCATGGAGCGGACCACAACCTCAAGGCTGCCTACCTGCACGTGCTTACGGATGCAATGACATCCGTCCTGGCAATCGTGGCGCTACTGGGAGCCAAGTATCTGAAGTTAACCTGGATGGATCCGCTGATGGGCGTGGTCGGGGCTATCCTGGTGGTCCGCTGGTCGATCGGATTGATCCGAGTAACATTCAAGGTCTTGCTGGATTACCAGATTCCCATCGAAGTCCAACGAAAGATCGTCACCAGCCTGGAGAGCTACAAGGATACCCGGGTAAGCGACCTGCATATCTGGTCGATAGGCCCGGGGATATACTCGTCGGCAATCGGTGTGGTAACGAAATATCCGGAGAGCCCCGATACCTATAAAGCCTTGATTCCCAAAGATACTGGGGTTGTGCATGCCACGATGGAAGTACACATGTGTATGGATTGA
- a CDS encoding SAM-dependent methyltransferase: protein MKDVIWATPLYEFLRQCNASSLSKTVLDCGAGGSEPPLSLFYQYGYQTFGIEIAEKPIEDAQRFSAENNMPLGIIRGDMRSIPFPSAEFSFIYSFNAIDFMTKPDIAIAMSEITRVLKRNGLCYVNFISVDDAETWEPFCKTSPALELLKSEAFAHFEDDEADIYFEPYVIVRKEKRIQDKLWEGKLRRRAEIEYIARKM from the coding sequence ATGAAGGATGTAATCTGGGCAACTCCCCTATATGAGTTCTTGAGACAATGTAATGCGAGTTCGCTGAGTAAAACCGTACTCGATTGTGGAGCAGGTGGATCGGAACCGCCACTCTCCCTCTTCTATCAATACGGCTATCAGACTTTCGGCATCGAAATCGCAGAGAAGCCCATAGAAGACGCGCAAAGATTTAGTGCAGAGAACAACATGCCACTGGGTATCATCCGTGGGGATATGCGCAGCATCCCATTCCCAAGTGCCGAGTTCAGTTTCATCTACTCCTTCAATGCCATCGATTTCATGACCAAACCAGATATCGCCATCGCGATGAGCGAGATCACGAGAGTGCTAAAGAGAAATGGATTGTGCTACGTGAATTTTATCTCGGTGGATGACGCTGAAACCTGGGAGCCTTTTTGCAAGACATCACCGGCACTTGAATTATTGAAAAGCGAAGCATTTGCGCATTTTGAGGATGATGAGGCGGATATCTATTTTGAGCCATACGTGATCGTCCGGAAGGAGAAGCGTATTCAGGATAAGCTTTGGGAAGGTAAGCTGCGAAGACGAGCAGAGATTGAGTATATTGCTAGAAAAATGTGA
- the msrA gene encoding peptide-methionine (S)-S-oxide reductase: protein MSDNGKDKTLEVATLAGGCFWCLEAVYDELKGVVDVVSGYSGGKIANPSYEAVCTEATGHAETVQVTFDPTVISYREVLEVFFSIHDPTSQNRQGADVGTQYRSAIFYHDIEQKTIAEQVIQELETQKLFSKPIVTELEPFSSFYPAEEYHQEYFKRNPYQGYCMAVVAPKVAKFRNKYLEKLKR, encoded by the coding sequence ATGTCAGATAACGGAAAAGATAAAACATTAGAAGTAGCCACTCTGGCAGGTGGGTGTTTCTGGTGCCTTGAAGCGGTTTACGACGAACTGAAGGGTGTGGTGGATGTGGTTTCGGGATATTCGGGCGGGAAGATAGCCAACCCTTCCTATGAAGCAGTGTGTACAGAGGCGACCGGACATGCCGAGACGGTGCAGGTAACGTTTGACCCGACGGTAATCAGCTACCGCGAGGTGCTGGAAGTGTTCTTCAGCATCCATGACCCAACCAGCCAAAACCGACAGGGTGCGGACGTGGGGACACAATACCGCTCAGCCATTTTTTACCATGATATCGAACAGAAAACCATCGCTGAGCAGGTCATTCAGGAACTGGAAACCCAAAAGCTATTTTCCAAGCCCATCGTGACAGAGCTAGAGCCGTTCAGCAGCTTCTACCCGGCAGAAGAATACCACCAGGAATACTTCAAACGCAATCCATACCAGGGCTACTGCATGGCAGTCGTCGCCCCAAAGGTGGCTAAATTCCGGAATAAGTACCTG
- a CDS encoding aspartate aminotransferase translates to MVVNPASGGTNGSAGRFASRTTHLKPEGAYQVLARAQELEAQGKRIIHLEIGQPDFETFDHIRLAGKLAIDAGQTRYTPPAGMKALREVIAEDAGRRHNLHIHPDQVVVSPGAKPNLFFPTLALIEPGDEVLYPNPGFPTYEAMIKVAGGVPIPVPLLEGNNFSFDLAAFHKLLSPRTRLVILNSPANPTGGVMPLSDLQEIARAAEQHDFWVISDEIYMRLVYDGLDAPSIASLPGMQSRTIIVDGFSKTYAMTGWRLGYGIMPKELAQAVQLLLTHSVGCTAQFTQLAGIAALSGPQDEVNAMLSQYQLRRDLLVDGLNRIPGIICRRPQGAFYVFPNIKALGKSSSELANHLLEHAGVAALAGSDFGSYGEGYLRLTYSCSIETIHEAVELIARAVSSLV, encoded by the coding sequence ATGGTAGTTAACCCTGCTTCTGGCGGTACCAATGGAAGTGCGGGTAGATTCGCCTCCCGCACCACCCACTTGAAGCCTGAAGGCGCTTACCAGGTGCTGGCGCGTGCCCAGGAGCTTGAAGCCCAGGGGAAGAGAATCATCCACCTGGAGATCGGCCAGCCGGATTTTGAGACCTTTGATCACATCCGGCTGGCAGGCAAGCTCGCCATCGACGCAGGACAGACCCGCTATACCCCTCCTGCCGGGATGAAAGCTCTCCGTGAGGTGATCGCCGAAGATGCTGGTCGGCGGCATAATCTCCATATCCACCCAGACCAGGTAGTCGTCAGCCCGGGTGCCAAGCCCAATCTCTTCTTCCCCACCCTTGCTCTCATTGAGCCGGGTGATGAGGTGCTCTATCCCAACCCCGGCTTCCCGACGTACGAAGCCATGATCAAAGTTGCCGGTGGCGTGCCCATCCCCGTGCCCTTGCTGGAGGGGAATAACTTCTCATTCGACCTGGCAGCTTTCCATAAACTATTAAGCCCACGCACCAGGCTGGTCATCCTGAACTCACCCGCCAACCCCACAGGCGGGGTGATGCCGCTTTCCGACCTTCAGGAGATCGCCCGGGCAGCCGAGCAGCACGACTTCTGGGTGATATCTGATGAGATTTACATGCGCCTGGTGTATGATGGCTTGGACGCTCCGTCCATCGCCAGCCTGCCCGGTATGCAGTCGCGTACCATAATTGTCGATGGCTTTTCAAAGACATACGCCATGACTGGCTGGCGCCTGGGCTACGGCATCATGCCAAAGGAGCTCGCCCAGGCAGTTCAGCTATTGCTCACCCATTCAGTGGGCTGCACCGCTCAGTTTACTCAACTGGCAGGTATTGCCGCACTCTCCGGCCCTCAGGATGAAGTGAACGCCATGCTCAGCCAATATCAGCTGCGGCGCGATCTCCTCGTGGATGGCTTGAACCGTATCCCCGGCATCATCTGCCGGCGCCCGCAGGGTGCTTTTTATGTCTTTCCAAACATTAAAGCTTTGGGCAAGTCCTCATCTGAGCTGGCCAACCACCTGCTTGAGCATGCCGGTGTAGCCGCCCTGGCCGGCTCGGATTTTGGTAGCTACGGAGAAGGCTACCTCCGCTTGACCTATTCCTGCTCCATCGAGACGATCCACGAGGCAGTCGAGCTTATTGCCAGGGCAGTAAGCAGCTTGGTGTAG
- the panB gene encoding 3-methyl-2-oxobutanoate hydroxymethyltransferase — protein MTDRKKVTLPYLFDKVANHEPITWLTCYDYPTAYLMEQAGLDMLLVGDSLAMTMLGYETTLPATMDDMIRHSAAVRRGAPSVFIVGDMPYMSYQPSVETAIRNAGRFMAEAGCDSIKLEGGFEMADRIRGIVNSGIPAIGHLGLTPQSASALGGHKVQGKAAKSAKKIIDSAKALEQAGAFAILLEMVPDRICKIITERAENCIILSLGSGPDAHGQLLIYHDMFGLYPRFKPRMAKVFGNAGEVILNGLKQYVSEVSDKTFPQPENWFNMKDEEYDELMGML, from the coding sequence ATGACCGATCGAAAAAAAGTAACCCTGCCTTATTTATTCGACAAGGTGGCCAACCACGAGCCGATCACCTGGCTTACCTGCTATGATTACCCGACTGCCTACTTAATGGAACAGGCGGGCCTGGACATGCTCCTGGTTGGCGACAGCCTCGCCATGACCATGCTGGGCTATGAGACTACCTTACCCGCTACCATGGATGACATGATTCGGCACTCAGCCGCCGTGCGACGCGGTGCCCCCAGTGTGTTCATCGTCGGCGATATGCCATACATGAGCTACCAGCCCAGTGTTGAAACCGCCATCCGTAATGCCGGCCGGTTTATGGCCGAAGCAGGCTGTGATTCCATCAAGCTAGAGGGCGGTTTCGAGATGGCCGATCGTATTCGCGGCATTGTCAATTCGGGCATTCCAGCCATTGGCCACCTCGGTCTCACCCCTCAGAGCGCCTCTGCCTTGGGTGGTCATAAAGTGCAGGGAAAGGCCGCCAAGTCAGCCAAGAAGATCATCGATTCCGCCAAAGCACTCGAGCAAGCTGGTGCCTTTGCCATCCTGCTTGAGATGGTCCCCGACCGGATATGCAAGATCATCACTGAGCGGGCGGAGAACTGCATCATCCTCAGCTTAGGCTCCGGTCCCGATGCGCACGGGCAGCTGTTAATCTACCACGATATGTTCGGCCTCTACCCACGTTTCAAACCGCGCATGGCCAAGGTTTTTGGTAACGCTGGCGAGGTGATCTTGAACGGCCTCAAGCAGTACGTATCAGAAGTTTCCGACAAGACCTTCCCCCAACCCGAAAACTGGTTCAATATGAAGGATGAGGAGTACGACGAGCTGATGGGCATGTTATGA